ACTGAATAAGGCCAAAAAAGAAAAGAATGCTGATAATCTTGCTATTTTAAATGCAGAACTTCGTAAACTGATAAAAGAGGGAGATAAAGCACCGCAATTCGGAAAATACACCCCAGCTTACTTTAATAGCGGTTGTTGTTGTTTTAGTGATGGCGATATAACCGGTATCGAAATTGATAATGGTTTTATAAGGCTTATAAAATGGTCGTATCATAGAAATGCCATACCAGAAAGAATTTTACTCGAAGAAATGAAACTCAGCGATTTATCAGATTTAAAGCTATTTAATGGGTAACGTTACGTAAAAAGTAGTACCCAAATCTTTTCCATCGCTTTCTACCCATAACTTCCCTCTATGAATATCAACAAGTGCGTTTGCTGTAGTAAGCCCCAACCCATAGGTATTTTCCTGATTTGTGCTTACCGAGCTCAGCCGTGCGAATTTCATAAAAACTTTATCCAGGTCTTCTTCAGTTAGGCCCACACCATTATCTTTTATCGAAATAGTTACCTCGTTATCAGATGTTTGATGACTAATGTAAATATCTTTTCCCACTGATGAGAACTTGATGGCATTATTAATCAACTCACTAAAAACCGTTATTAGTTTGTCAGGATCAGCAAAAATTTCAATAGGCTCCTCAATGTCAATAAAAACAGTTTGATTTTTATGCTTAAGCGGTAAATTGAGTTCTCGTTTTACCTGTTCTAATATTTCTTTTAAATCTATTTTATCTTTTTTTGGCTTAAATGAGTTAGCTTCTTTCCTGGCAGAACTTAAAATACCGTTCAGATTATCAATCATTTTTTTAGATTGCGTATTAATCTTGCCCGCAATTAATAAAGCCTTGTCATCAATACCCGGAATGCGCCCAAGTAATTCAGATTGAAGTGAAATGGTAGTCATCGGGTTTTTAAGATCGTGAACAAGCACATGTAAACGATCATCGTAGGCCCTTAATGCTCTTCTAATTGCAATTCTAGACTCCAGTTTTTCCATTACTATACCGGCTAAATGCCCTAGCATTTTTAGCTGCTGCTCTTCGGCTGATTTAAATTTAGTATCTGCAACGTAAATCAGGCCAAGTTCATAACCCTCTGGCGACCTGATAGGGGTGGAAGCAAAAAAAGTAAATGTATCATTTTTTAAAGGTAAGGAGATAGATGCTCCTATTTGGGCCTTCATAAACATATTCCCATCTGCCTGAAAACCGATACCCGCATTCGGAACATCAAATATTTCAGCAGCCAATTGTGCAATCTGATCAAAAGCACTTTCTGCAGGTGTACTTAAAATCTCGTAGTATCTTAATTTTCCCGAACGCAAGGTTTCATCAGTTGGAATCGTGTTATCTGCTTTTTCGTATTGCATTTAAGGTTTAATTAACATATGGGGATGAATAACTAAAGGTAAAAATTATGTGTAAATACTGTAAATAATATAAACAATTAAGTCGTAAATTTCGTTAATATAGAGTTGGAAGAAATAGGGCCAAAAGCGTTAAATTACTACAAAACAGCTTAAATAATGAGATTATACATAGAACGTAAACCTGTTAAGGTTAACCCGGATACTAAAAGAGTTATTGCCCGTTTTTTTTTTAACGGAGAGGAGAGAGCACTAGAAGTAATCAAGAAAGTTTTAGAATTTTCAGATGAGAAAGTGTTTTCACTAATATCGCCCATATTACAAGAATATTCTAAAAGACACCGGAATATTACCAAAATCTTAACCCGGCATTGTAAAAAATTAAGAAAACAATTTGCAGCCTTAGGTACTTCATTCGAAGATATTGATGAATATACCAGATTGTTGATTGGTGCCTACTTTACACATGAATATTCAATAGAATCGGCCGCTTTTTTTAATCCTAGTATTGTTGATGATCCTGATCAAACTGATTTAGTAGAGGGTGAGAAGCGGGTAATCATCAGCTTCAGGGCTGTAGGTGAGGGGCATATTTCTTCAATTGTTTTCCGGCGTGCTTTGATTGATAAAGACAACAATATCCAGGTTTTACCTGTTGGAAATTATGTTGATGAGGCTGAAGTGGTGAAGAATGCCATTTACGTTAAAAAACTATTTCTAAAAAAAGCCGCCTATGCACAGATCGATCCTTCTGTTTTAGAAGAAATTGAATCGAAACTCGATGACAAATTTGAATACACCAGCTTAAGCAATATCATTAAAGATTCCAAAAGTTTACATAAAGAAGATCCATCCCGTTTAATCGAATACGACAAAGTACTTTGGCTATCAGACACTTACCACACCATAACATTTTCAAAAGATACAGATATTTCGGATCGGGTAATTTTTCCTATTTCAGAATTTGAACGTAAAGGGATTGAAGACGCCCGTTTTGTAAAATTTGTTAAAGACGATGGCAAAGTACTGTACTACGCTACATATACAGCTTTCGACGGTTCTTTAATTATTCCCAAGCTCGTACAAACCGAAGATTTTTACGAGTTTAAAGTGATTCCACTTTATGGCGATGGTGCGCAAAATAAGAACCTGGCACTATTTCCACGAAAAATTAAAGGGAAATATGTGATGATGAGCCGGATAGATGGATGGAACAATTATCTGATGTTTTCTGATAAAGTTAATGTTTGGGAAAACCCAATCCTTTTAAAACAACCGCGCTACGATTGGGAGCTGGTACAGATCGGCAATTGTGGCTCTCCGATAGAAACAGAAAAAGGATGGATTGTAATTACACATGGCGTGGGACCAATGCGAAGATACTGTATTGGAGTAAGTTTATTGGATCTTGAAAACCCAAGTATAGAAATAGGCCATTTAAAAGAGCCGTTGATTATTCCTAATAATGATGAACGTGAAGGTTATGTGCCCAATGTAGTATATTCCTGTGGATCGATTATCAGTAATGGCGAATTAATTATTCCATATGGCTTATCTGATTATAGTTCGTCGTTTGCAAGCGTAAATCTGGAATTATTGCTGGCTAAATTGCTGGAAAATAACTAGAAGTTTATCTTCTCTATCGGGTCGTACTGCTGAACTTGTTTTACAAGTAATAATAGAGTTTTCAATTGTCTTGTATCTACTACGTGGTCAGCATCTTACTGGTCATCAAGACCCTGAAATAAATTTACTTCGTAGCTTTCCGCTGCGCTACAGGTCAGGGTGACGATCGTCTCTGCTTATTCTTCAAAATAACATAAAAAATGCTGATTCATTTCTGAATCAGCATTTTTGTCTTTCCAGGGCAATTTAGCTTCTAACTACATTTATCTGCTTCCACCAAGGGAGACGACATCGTTTCGTATTCCGCTTCTGCGGCCTTTAATATGGCCAAATGGGAGATGAAATAGGCCAATGTACTCTCAGCACCCTGATTCCTATTCACACTGTTGAACTGTAGTCCATCTGCACATCCATGTGTTTCAAAATCGTATAAAGGAATATGCAAGCTGTTTTTTCCTAAGAACCACTGATAGCTGATGTGCATTAAATTTAAATATTTATCATCTTTGGTTACCTCGAATGTTTTAGCATAAAGTAAAACCATTGCCATCGTTTCTATAGCCTGTTGATCGTAGATGGGGTTTTTGCCATGTTTTTTCATCCACCCTGCATTTCCAACCGGATTTAGATATCCATTTTCGAAAGAAAAGCTATTTAAAAACTCAATACTTTCCATCGCAATTTTATAAGATGTTGTATTTCCGGTAACTTCGTAATGATGAAGCAAAGCCAAAGGAAGTATCGCATTATCGTAGGTAAGGATATCTTCAAACCAATGCCAA
The nucleotide sequence above comes from Pedobacter riviphilus. Encoded proteins:
- a CDS encoding sensor histidine kinase: MQYEKADNTIPTDETLRSGKLRYYEILSTPAESAFDQIAQLAAEIFDVPNAGIGFQADGNMFMKAQIGASISLPLKNDTFTFFASTPIRSPEGYELGLIYVADTKFKSAEEQQLKMLGHLAGIVMEKLESRIAIRRALRAYDDRLHVLVHDLKNPMTTISLQSELLGRIPGIDDKALLIAGKINTQSKKMIDNLNGILSSARKEANSFKPKKDKIDLKEILEQVKRELNLPLKHKNQTVFIDIEEPIEIFADPDKLITVFSELINNAIKFSSVGKDIYISHQTSDNEVTISIKDNGVGLTEEDLDKVFMKFARLSSVSTNQENTYGLGLTTANALVDIHRGKLWVESDGKDLGTTFYVTLPIK
- a CDS encoding glycoside hydrolase family 130 protein yields the protein MRLYIERKPVKVNPDTKRVIARFFFNGEERALEVIKKVLEFSDEKVFSLISPILQEYSKRHRNITKILTRHCKKLRKQFAALGTSFEDIDEYTRLLIGAYFTHEYSIESAAFFNPSIVDDPDQTDLVEGEKRVIISFRAVGEGHISSIVFRRALIDKDNNIQVLPVGNYVDEAEVVKNAIYVKKLFLKKAAYAQIDPSVLEEIESKLDDKFEYTSLSNIIKDSKSLHKEDPSRLIEYDKVLWLSDTYHTITFSKDTDISDRVIFPISEFERKGIEDARFVKFVKDDGKVLYYATYTAFDGSLIIPKLVQTEDFYEFKVIPLYGDGAQNKNLALFPRKIKGKYVMMSRIDGWNNYLMFSDKVNVWENPILLKQPRYDWELVQIGNCGSPIETEKGWIVITHGVGPMRRYCIGVSLLDLENPSIEIGHLKEPLIIPNNDEREGYVPNVVYSCGSIISNGELIIPYGLSDYSSSFASVNLELLLAKLLENN